The region CTAAAGCATAAAACAACCCTAGTAAAACAAATACATTACCCAATCTCGTAAACAAGTAATTATAATAAGCTACTTGCTTGAAAAGTAGTACATCGCTCCAGTAATAGAGCTTCATCAACAGGTAAGAGGAATTGTAAATCAATACAGTTCCCAAAACGATGAAGGCAGAAACAATAATAGGCTTGAACTTCTCTCTTCCGAAATAACGATAAAATAGAGAAGCTATAAAAGCTCCTATAGACATATATCCTAACCAAGGTATAATGGTAAAAATAGAACCGTTTGATTTGGTTAAATAATTGGCAAATACCAAGGGTATGCCGCTGGTGTCTAATTCTCTATACCAAGGTTCCATCATAAATATGGAAACACCTAATACGAGCATGAGTATAGAGAAAATCAAGGATTTCTTAAAAGTCAGGTAATAAATACCTACAGTGATTATGATGGAAAGCCCTATACAATGCAATACATCAACAATTAAAAAGGAATTGTTAAACGTACCCGTCAGCCAGTCCCAAATAGGAGCTCTAAGTCCATAACCTATAGCAATGAGCAATAAACCTCTCATCAAGCCTTTGCGTATGCGCACCGGTGCCAGTCCTTTTTTCTTGGACTTCATTAAAAGATAGGTAAAGACGATTCCAGAAATAGTAAAAAACGTAGGCGCTGTTATTCCTCTAAAATAACTCCAAACCTGAAAAATGGAGCTGTCCATGTCTCTGTATTCTGGCGCGAGTAGGGTGTCTACAAAGTGGCCTTGCATCATCATAATGATAGCAAAAGCACGTACGGCATCTATAAAGAAAAGTCGGTCAGTTTTCAAGGTTGTTGAGTTGGCGTAAAACTAAGGTTTATTTAAAACAATAGAAACCTTCCTAAAATAAAAATATGGCTACTATGGAGTCTTCAAAAAGTAAACTTCTATAAAACAAAAAAGCCTCTCCGTTTGGAAAAGCTTCTCAAAAAGTGTCTGATGACACCCTCAAAATCCTCAAGTATTTCTGAGGACACACAACTTGAATTGCTATCCCGATAGCTATCGGGAGATTGCGGTCTGGACGGGATTCGAACCCGCGACCCCATGCGTGACAGGCATGTATTCTAACCAGCTGAACTACCAGACCGTGTTCTTATAGAACGTTGCTCCCACATTTCTGCGTTAGCGGTTGCAAATATACTTTTCATTTATGAATAGACAAGTCTTTTTTATCTTTTTTTTTTGAAAAAAAACAAATCGTTTTTCATTACAAAACTTATAAATCACCTAGCTTCTAAAAATCAGTGATTAAACTTTTTTTATTGGTTTTTGTGCTGTTTAAATTTTGAAGCTGTTGATAATACTTGGTGGTAATCTTACATGCCATGGGCTTAGTATTTATCTTTGAAATATGATACAACTTTTTGCTACAGACATAGACGGGACTTTATTAGATACCAACAGATTTTTATCTGATCGTACCCGCTTGGAATTAGGAAAACTTCTCGTACCTAAAATTCTAATATCTGCCAGAATGCCGCAAGCCATGTATTATTTACAGGAAGCACTTGATATTATAAACGCTCCTTTGATTTGTTATAACGGCGCATTGGTACTGCACGGTTCTGATGTGTTATACGAATTGAGCATTCCGTATGAAGAGATTGAAAAGTTAACCGAAATAGGTCAGGAATACGGCCTGCATGTGGCACTATACCGCAACCAAGAGTGGTTTGTTCCAGCTATGGATCAGTGGGCAAAACGGGAGGAGCACAATACGAGAGTTACGCCTAGCGTAGAAGAGACTTCGGTTACCTTAAATTATTTTAAACAGACCCAAGATCAAGGTGGCGCTCACAAGATCATGTTTATGGGTGATGAGGTAGATATGGATGCCGCTTTCGCGAAAGCGGAACAACTATTAGGTCCCAAGGTCCATTTGTACAGATCAAAAAATACCTATACGGAGATTACTCCTAGTGGAACCTCTAAAGAAGTAGCACTTAGAAAACTATTAGAATTGAGGTATCCAGAAGTGGGTATGAAGAATGTAGTAGCTTTTGGAGATAATTACAACGATACCGATATGCTGGCTGCCGTAGGTTATGGGGTAGCTGTAGAAAACGCTCGAGAAGTGGTTAAGAAGGCCGCTAGATTTATAACCGGTCATCATAAAGAAGACGGAGTCGCTTTATGGCTGGAACAAAACGCCCAAAAAAACGCATAAAAAAAGGCAGTCCCCTTGAGGAACCGCCTTCTTCAAAAAAGTTTTCAGTTATTATTCAATAACGATGATATCATCAGTTGTTAAACCTGCTGCGCTCATTACCTCATTGTAATTGTTCACATCCACACCAGAGTTTAAAAGATCTACGGGTAGAATAACAATTCTAAAGGTTTGATTAGAAATATCAGCAGGAGCAAGTTGGCTCAGGTCTGTAGTTGCTGGAGCGTCTATAAAAATTCTCGCGTCCCCATTAGTTGCATCAAAATTGTATTGAAATTCGCCAAAGTTGGTATAAATAGTTTGTGGTAGTAACCTCCATACATCTACGGTACCTCCATTATTACCTGGAACTACATCCCATAGGAGATACACTAAGGTCATGTCATTAGGAAAAACAGTTACGGTTGGTGGGTAATCAATTAATACCTCATAGTCTGGAGCAAAGAAATCTACAGTTCTTTCAATGGATGTTGCAGTGATGTTTACACCATCAAAGCCATCAAATCCTGGAGGTCCTTGTGGTCCTTCACAAGCGGTTAAGGTGATAGCGAGAACAAAAAGGAGTATACTATATTTCATAATTAGTAGTTTAGACTTTCTTTTTTCAATAAGTGTGCCTAAATTTATAAAATGAAAAAATATTTTGTATTCGCGCTTTTTATCTGCTCTTTTAAATTGATGGCACAACTTGCGGTAGCTGACAGTCTCGTACAGTTAGGAAACTATCAAGAGGCGATGGAAATCTATAAGACCGAGCCAAAAAGCGAATTCAAATTAGCTCGGGTATATGCTCAAATGGGAGCTATTTATGAGGCCCTAGATTCTTATCAGCAAGGTTTTAAGAGAGATAGCCTTAGTCTACAACCACGATTTGAATATGCACGCCTGGCATTGAGTAATAACGATCCTGTAACCGCATTTAACAGCTTTTTGTCCCTTAGTGTTGAAGAACCAGATAATGCCACTTACCAGTATTATATGGGTAAGACTCATGAGGAATTGAGCAATGATGATGCTGCTATTTCCGCTTTCGCGAAAGCGGTATCCTTAAATACATCCTACCGAGCAGCTAGAATCGAGTGGGTAAAATTATTGATTAAAAAGCGAAGGTTTCGAGAGGCAATTCTCCAGGCAAAACCCGCATTAGAATGGTATCCCAACGACATAAAAATGAATAGTTTAATCGCGCAGTCCTATCTTGGAGCAAAGAGATACGATAAGGCGATAGAGCGTTTTGAACTGCTTTTTAGTCTTGGAAATGATACCGAGTTCAATCGTAAAAGTTTGGCATGGTCCTATTTTAACGATCGGCAATGGCAGCTTGCTATAGATAATTACGAGCGTTACAATAGTGATTATGAAAAAGCAGATTCACTGGTTCACTTTATCATGTCCCAAGCCTATTTAAAACTGGGGGAATTGGAATTGGCACAAGATTATATAGAACGCGCCATAGCTATTAAGACTCCAGAGTTGGATCAGGAATTCTTACAGCTGGCCACAGTCTATGTGAGACAAGGCGATTATAAAAATGCTTTTTATGCCACCAAAAGAGCAAAAAAAGAAAAGCCAGAGGACGATGTGATCGGATATCAATATGCGCTTGCAGCAGATCAATATTATGCAGATAAAAGCAAAAAGCTGGAGTTCTATGAGGATTTTATAGGAGCCTATCCTGAGAGTCCTTATCAAGAAATTGCCACTGCTCGAGCAGAAGATCTACGCAAGGAACTCTTTCTAGCTGCAAAAAAATAGAAAGGTTGTACATTAGCCCTATGAATAAAGGATCTGTTGTTTTAATGATACTGCTCGTAGCGCTCTGTTTTTCTTGCCTATCGGACAAGCAAAAAAAAGTACAGGCAGATGAGCAGGCGATAAAAAAGCTGGAGCACCTGAATATGACTTCTATAGATCGCTATCCATTATTTGATAATTGTGACGAGATGCTGACTACAGCAGACTGTTTTTATGAAGAACTTCACGCCTTAGTCCAGCAAAAATTAAGTGCAGGAGACCTACCTATACATTTAGCTAAGAAGGATAGTCTATACTTATCCATTACAGTAAGTAAAGAAGGTCGCATTACATACGATAGTCTATTTAAATCTGCTCCCAGCATTGATAAAGACTATATGCACGAATTGCTCAAAAAGAGATTGAATAACTTCCCTGTTATTAAAAGTGCTCAAAAAAAATCTATACCCGTGGCTACGAGCTATAGATTACCTGTTGTTTTTAATCCTGTGGACTCGTTGGAGCATTAACAGCTCTTCCCTGCCATTGTGGTTTTGACAAACTACTGAAGGCTATCATAACTACCAGAAAGGGATAGATCAAAAAGTTTACAACGGCAAACTTCCATTTTACATCTGCAAAAAATTGATCTCCTATCACCAGCACGATCATGTCGGTAAAGGCTTTGACTGCGAGCACTCCTATAAACATCTGACTGCTGATGAGTGAAAAGTACCATAATAAAGGACTCGATATAAACAAGATGCTCATTAGTAACACCTGAAAACTGAGCAGTTTGTTGAGCATGCTTTTAGTTTCACTTCCTTTTTGTGCCCATCGAGCCCGTTGGTCAATCATGCTTTTCACATCGAGTTTTGGAAAGGTGGTGACTATCGCAGCGGAAGATTTGAGGTAATGGCATTTCATTACATCTTCTGCAGCGAGTTTCTCTAGTAAGAAAATATCATCGCCACTGGAAATATGCTGGTTGCCCTCGTATCCATTTACCTCGTAGAAAGCTTCTTTAGTAAAACTCATGTTTGCTCCATTACACATAAAAGGCTGGCGGTATGAAAAGCTACCAGCGGTGATCAATTGCAAAGCCATCATTTCTTGCTGTTGTAAAGCAGTGAGCAAGGTGTTTTCTTGTTGGATGACCACTGGAGCTGCAATAAAATGAGCGTCTGTATGCTTGTGGTAAATAGCGTTATAGGAGGCTATCCATTCTGCTGGTAATATACAGTCGGCATCTGTAGTAAGTATGTGAGGGTATTTACTCGATCCTAAGGCTTGTGTAATACCGTCTTTTTTACCGCTGGCAGATTTTGGTATTCTGTCCAAGAGCACTATTGGAATTTCTGGATGTTGTGCTGTAAAGGATTGAAGGATCTCAAGGCTATGATCTGTTGTCTTATCGTTTACAAAAATCCACTGGGTTTTTTCAAAGCTGTACTCTTGTTTCTTTACCGAATCTAATAAGGCAGGCAGGCGGTTTTCTTCATTTCTATAGTTGATGATGATGCTAAAGGGAAGCTGCTTTAGGGTTGGGTCTATTTTTGTTGCAGGATAGGTCAGTAGTTCCTTAGATAATAGAAGAATCACCAGCGCATAACCAAAGACAATGATAAAAAATAGCCCACTCATTCTTCTAAAGTTTTAAGTTGTTGAAAAGGAAGTAATGCGCAGCCTAATAAAGTAGGGAGTATTGAATTGGTCAACCAGATAATGGTTGTCGCAACGATAATAAGTTCGGGGTGGAAAAAACCACCTTCAAAAATATAAGTGGCAGCTGTCCATTTTACAGCTATATCAAAGACTTGAAATACGGGGATAATAGAAACGACCAGATAAAATACGCTTACATTTCTTATAGTGATAAGCATAGAGGATTCATAATCGAGCAGCCATAATAGGAGCAGCCAGTTGCTTGCAAATATCAGATACCTCAGTAGTGAAAATAAAATAGTACGGCGCCATTTTTTTGTGGTCAAGCTACCAGACTTCCATTTTTTGATCAGCCATAAAGAAATACTTGCCATGAGTAGAAGCAATAAGATTCCCATACCAATCAGATAAAATGCGGTGTCCAAGTCAAGACTTTCTTTTACATAAAATAAAACTCCGATAACCCCTAGCAAGATAGTGACCAGCATTTGGGAAATAGTACCAGCAAGAATTCTGCTCAGGACTTTTTTACGTAAGGTTTTTTTGAAAAACAGCGATTTCATAGCAAATTCTCCAGCTCTCCATGGGGTTATAAAACTTGCTGCCTGTGCGGTGAGGTTTTGTAGGACGCTTTCGCGAAAGCTTAATTTATAAAAATCATCTAGTAAATACTGCCATTTTTTACTTTCCACCAGCCAGCTCGCGAGGCTTATGGCGATCATAGCGACCAAAGTGAGTCCAGGTAGTTTTTGAAGAGCGATCCATAGCTCATTAAGTTGCAAAGGCCGCTCCATCCACTGCATATAAAGTACGTATGCGCAAATCAAGATAACAATGATTTTTATCAACGGAGCTAGGAATTGCTTAGATTTGTGAAGCGCGATAGACATGTGCGAAAAATACAACAATTGGCAACAGAAAAAATCATTCTTGGGATAGATCCTGGTACGGCAATCATGGGTTTTGGGATTATAAAAGTACAGGGTAAATCCATGAGTTTTGTACAAATGAATGAGCTGGACATGCGAAAATTAAAAGACCCTTACGTAAAATTGCGCCGCATTTTTGAGCGTACTATAGAATTGATAGATACCTATCATCCAGATGAAATGGCATTAGAAGCACCGTTTTTTGGTAAAAATGTTCAGTCCATGCTCAAATTAGGCCGAGCACAAGGAGTGGCTATGGCAGCAGGGCTTTCTCGAGACATTCCTGTTTTTGAATACGCACCACTAAAAATAAAACAGTCCATTACCGGAAAAGGAAGTGCCAGTAAAGAACAAGTGGCAAAGATGTTGCAAAGTCTTTTGGGATTAAAAGAGTTGCCTAAAAATCTAGACATGACTGATGGACTTGCTGCTGCCGTATGCCATTTTTATAATAGCGGTAGAATAGAAGTTGGTAAAAGCTATACGGGATGGGAAGCTTTTGTTAAGCAAAATGAAAAACGAATCAAAAAGTAGCTTATGAAAAGAAGTAGCTTTTTGATATTATTCTTGCTTCTTATAGGTATCCCCTTCTGGCTTTTGTCACAAAAAAAAGAGGCTCCACAAAATGATATTCCTAGTTTGTTGAAGGACTATAATCATAGGAGCGTTCCTTACTTGAGTGTGCAGATGCTTCAAATGGAATATAAGGATTACGTCATTCTAGATACTCGTAAGAAAGAAGAGTTTGATGTAAGTCATCTACCAGGTGCAATATGGGTAGGAGAGCGCTATGATATAGATAAGTTGTCAAATATAGACAAAGACACTAAAATCGTCGTGTACTGCAGTGTTGGAATACGATCAGAAGATTACGGTGAGGAGATGGTGGAAGATGGTTTTTCAAAAGTGTATAATCTTTATGGGAGTATCTTTTCTTGGAAGGATGCCGGTTACCAGGTAGTTGATCAAAACAATCAACCTACTGAAAAAGTTCATGTATATAGTAAAAAATGGGCCAAATACCTGAAGACCGGAAAAAAAGTCTATTAACAAACACTAATGTCCGAGAAAAGATCACAGATCGCTGCGCTCTAAGATCATAGCATATAGACTACACTATAACTAACTGAAAAACAGTAATCGTCATTTGATTTATTCCTATTCTAAGCGCATTCATTTCATAAATAATGAAGAACGACAAAAGCATGGTGGTTCTATAAATGTTTCTTTTGAAACTCTTCAATGGCATCATGTTTAGCGGTATTGGAAAAACTTTATCGGACACTAATGATAAACAAAGACATGTGTTAAAGCCTTGAACTCTTGTGTTATCCTAGAGATTCTTTTCTAAATTGGAGTACTTATTACGCACCTAATAGTAAACAGATGCCTAGGTTGCGATCAGAGTTTAAAACTTTTGCAAGCAGCTTGGTTAAAAAAAAACAGAGAAGCTTACCATTTTAATTCATAGAGTTTTGCTTGGGAAAGCGCTTCATCTTCTCCCAGTCTAATATTTGCTGCTTCACAAGAGAAGTAATAGACTTCCTTATTATTCTTTGTGGTCAAATAAGAAATCGCTTCTACTTGAGCGCCACCATAGATCCCTATTTCTTGTTTTTCAAGGAACTCAAAAGTGCCATTTTTATAATGTACTTTGAAAACAAAAGGAGTAAGGCTGCTGTTGTAACCACAAAGGAGTACCGTATTTTTTCCATTAAAGGTGGCCCCTGTAACAAGACCTTTGATATTATAGGAGCTTACTTTTTGCACTGCTTGATCCTTTTTATTTTTATTGATTTTGTAGACCACGGTGGTTTGATCTTTCCAATCTTTAGAAAAGAGGTAGAGATCATTCTCTATCGCGACAATAGATTCGGCATCATAGGGATGGTCTTGATTCCCTTTTGTAAAGTTCTTTTGATCTGGATAGGAGATGTGTAACTCTTCGACTACGGCATCTTCATTATCAAGCTCTTTTAGGGCAATTTTATAAATGCTAAGGTCTTTACGGTTCCCGTAATTATTACCGGTATCTGCTATATAGAGGTAGGTATCGTCTTTTGTGATGTCCTCCCAGTCTACGGCATTCATATTCTTATAAGTCTTGCTATAGAGCAGGTTTCCTTTTTGATCTAAAAAGTATAAAGTAGGTTGATCGCCACTATCGTTATGAGTGATGATAAGGTCATTGTAATATTCGAGTCCAGAGGTTTCGGTCAGGTCAGCATCGAGGTCTTTAATAAGCTGGAACTCTATCGTGTTCTTTATAGAAACTGTAGACAGGGTTTTTGAGGGCGTTTTACAAGATGTAAAGCCTAGAAATAATAGGCTAAGAAAAGCTAATTTTTGCATGGGATAAAGTTCGCAAAAGAAGGTGGAATTATATAGTATTTTGTGGGATATTATATAGGGGGTACTCCGGATCAAGGAAGGAGTAGAAACAAAAAATCCGACTCCTTTAAAAGAGTCGGATTTTTAAATTTTTAAATAAGCTTTATTAAGCGATAGAAACTCTTTTGAATCCTACAACTTCTGCATCTTTAGAGGATACAAACTTAGCAACAGTTTGCTTGTCATCCATGATATAGTCTTGGTCTAATAATGCTTGCTCTTTATCAAGAGAAGTATTGTCAGCAATAAAGCGCTCCATTTTACCAGGTATAATTCTTTCCCAGATAGCTTCTGGTTTCCCTTCCGCTTTAAGTTCAGCTTCATAAGTTGCTTTTGCAGTAGCAAGAGCCTCATCAGTTAACTGAGATCTAGAGATAAAAAGAGGTATGTTCAAAAGGTTTTTACCTAAACGTCCACGCTCGATGTTATCTTTTTCAGTAGCAGCGATTCTTGATTCTGTTTCAGATTGCACAAATGCAGCGTCAAAATCTTTATAAGATAGTGTAGTGGCTCCCATAGAAGCTACTTGCATAGATACTGATTTTGCAACTTCTTCAGCGTGATCACTATTGGTAGAAAGACCAGTTAATGCACCGATCTTATTACCGTGTACATAACCACCTACGAAAGGAGCTTCAAAAGCTTCAAAGTCACCAATTTCAAGTTTCTCACCAATAACACCAGTTTGCTCAATAAGTTTTTCTTCTACAGTCATGCTGTCATCAAATGCAGAAGCAAGTACTTCTTCTTTTGAGTTACAGTGTTGAGCTATAGTAGCAATCTTATTTGCTAACTCTACATAGGTATCGTTTTTTGCAACAAAGTCAGTTTCACAGTTAAGGGATAAAAGAATACCTCTCGTGTTAGCATCATTGATATTTGAAACAACAACTCCTTCTGAAGAATCACGATCAGCACGCTTTGCAGCTACTTTCTGACCTTTTTTTCTAAGGATTTCTATCGCTTTATCAAAATCACCATCAGCTTCAACAAGGGCATTTTTACAGTCCATCATTCCAGCTCCAGTCGTCTTTCTTAATTTTCCTACTTCAGCAGCAGATATTTTAGCCATTTTAATAAGTTTTGTACTAGTTAACTAGCGTTATAGGTTTATTCTTCTTCGTCTTTTGCAGTAGTTTCAGCGGTAGCTTTTTCCTCTTTAGCTGCTTTCTTATCAGCTTTAGCGGCTTCTTTCGCTTCTTTCTCTTCTTTTGCTACTTTTGCTTCTTTCTCTTCTTTTGCTTGATCTTCTGCGTTCTTCTCAGACTTGCGATCTTCAAGACCTGCTTGGATAGCGTCAGTAGCTTCTTTTACTATAATGTCTATAGACTTAGATGCATCATCGTTAGAAGGGATTACATAATCGATATCGCGTGGATTAGCATTGGTATCAACCATTGCAAAAATAGGAATACCTAATTTTAAAGCTTCTTTTACTGCGATGTGTTCACGTACCGTATCAACGATAAAAAGTGCTGCAGGCATACGTGTCATTTCAGTAATAGAACCTAAGTTCTTTTCTAATTTTGCACGCATACGGTCTACTTGAAGACGTTCTTTCTTAGAAAGAGTTTCATAACGACCATCTTTTTTCATACGATCCACAGTAGCCATTTTCTTAACAGCTTTACGGATGGTTACAAAGTTGGTAAGCATTCCACCAGGCCATCTTTCTGTGATGTAAGGCATGTTAGCATCACTTGCGTGTTGTGCAACAATGTCTTTTGCTTGCTTCTTAGTAGCAACAAAAAGAACCTTACGTCCAGATGCAGCGATGTTACGAAGTGCTTCAGTAGCCTCCGCAAGCTTTGCAGATGTTTTATAAAGATTGATGATATGGATCCCGTTACGTTCCATGTAGATATAAGGAGCCATGTTAGGGTTCCACTTACGAGTAAGGTGACCGAAATGGACACCTGCGTCAAGTAAAGACTTGACATCTGAGTTATTTGCCATAATTAAATAGTTTACGTTCTGTCGATAGCAATAATGAAGTGGTCATAAGCCGGAGCTTAATTGCCTTCATTATTTAGATGCTAAACTGAGCTCTGGCGGCAACCAGGCGTGACAGCAAATTAATATAAATAAAAAAAGAACAAATCCCGTCCCGCAACAAAGCGGGACGGGAGTAATAATATTGTTGTATTAACGTTTCGAGAATTGGAATTTCTTTCTCGCTTTCTTTTGACCGAATTTCTTACGTTCTACCATTCTTGGATCACGAGTCATAAGACCTTCTGGCTTTAAAGCGATGCGGTTTTCTTCGTCAATTTCTACAAGAGCTCTAGCGATTGCAAGACGTATAGCCTCAGCTTGTCCAGTGATTCCACCACCGTGAACACTTGCTTTTACGTCGTAAAGGTCAGTAGTATTGGTAAGTGTGAAAGCTTGCTTTACTTTGTATTGCAACATTCCTGTTGTAAAATAGTCGGTAAGATCTTTCTTGTTAATTGTTACGTCACCTTTACCTTCTGTAAGGTAAACACGAGCAACGGCAGTTTTTCTTCTACCTATTTTGTGTAATGTTTCCATGTTACTTTACCTCGTTAAGATTAATGGTTTTAGGTTGTTGTGCTTCATGACCGTGCTCAGCACCAGAATACACTTTTAGGTTGCGATAAATAGCGCTTCCTAATTTATTTTTAGGTAGCATACCTTTTATAGCACGTTCTACAACACGAGTAGGGTCTTTTGCAAATAATTCATTTGCAGTAAGGCTACGCTGTCCACCTGGATAACCAGTGTGTCTGATGTATGTTTTCTCGCTCCATTTGTTACCACTTAGAGTGATCTTATCAGCGTTTATAATGATGACATTATCACCACAGTCTACGTGTGGAGTAAAATTTGTCTTGTATTTGCCTCTCAAAAACTTTGCAGCTATTGAAGACATACGACCTAGTGGCTGTTCAGCAGCATCTATCAGTACCCATTCTTTGTTTACTGTAGCGCTGTTTGCTGAAACTGTTTTGTAACTTAAAGTATTCACCTTGAAATAGTTTTAATTCTTTGTCTGATTTTACTAACTAAAATCGGGCTGCAAATGTACTCTTTTAAT is a window of Nonlabens sp. MB-3u-79 DNA encoding:
- a CDS encoding heparan-alpha-glucosaminide N-acetyltransferase, giving the protein MKTDRLFFIDAVRAFAIIMMMQGHFVDTLLAPEYRDMDSSIFQVWSYFRGITAPTFFTISGIVFTYLLMKSKKKGLAPVRIRKGLMRGLLLIAIGYGLRAPIWDWLTGTFNNSFLIVDVLHCIGLSIIITVGIYYLTFKKSLIFSILMLVLGVSIFMMEPWYRELDTSGIPLVFANYLTKSNGSIFTIIPWLGYMSIGAFIASLFYRYFGREKFKPIIVSAFIVLGTVLIYNSSYLLMKLYYWSDVLLFKQVAYYNYLFTRLGNVFVLLGLFYALERFLKNQMIFKIGQKTLSIYIVHFIVIYGSLTGFGLSILLSKSLNPYQAAIGAVIFVIVVCLISLYGIKTNAFIYKKLRGLFKRS
- a CDS encoding HAD family hydrolase, coding for MIQLFATDIDGTLLDTNRFLSDRTRLELGKLLVPKILISARMPQAMYYLQEALDIINAPLICYNGALVLHGSDVLYELSIPYEEIEKLTEIGQEYGLHVALYRNQEWFVPAMDQWAKREEHNTRVTPSVEETSVTLNYFKQTQDQGGAHKIMFMGDEVDMDAAFAKAEQLLGPKVHLYRSKNTYTEITPSGTSKEVALRKLLELRYPEVGMKNVVAFGDNYNDTDMLAAVGYGVAVENAREVVKKAARFITGHHKEDGVALWLEQNAQKNA
- a CDS encoding dihydrolipoamide dehydrogenase, encoding MKYSILLFVLAITLTACEGPQGPPGFDGFDGVNITATSIERTVDFFAPDYEVLIDYPPTVTVFPNDMTLVYLLWDVVPGNNGGTVDVWRLLPQTIYTNFGEFQYNFDATNGDARIFIDAPATTDLSQLAPADISNQTFRIVILPVDLLNSGVDVNNYNEVMSAAGLTTDDIIVIE
- a CDS encoding glycosyltransferase, translating into MSGLFFIIVFGYALVILLLSKELLTYPATKIDPTLKQLPFSIIINYRNEENRLPALLDSVKKQEYSFEKTQWIFVNDKTTDHSLEILQSFTAQHPEIPIVLLDRIPKSASGKKDGITQALGSSKYPHILTTDADCILPAEWIASYNAIYHKHTDAHFIAAPVVIQQENTLLTALQQQEMMALQLITAGSFSYRQPFMCNGANMSFTKEAFYEVNGYEGNQHISSGDDIFLLEKLAAEDVMKCHYLKSSAAIVTTFPKLDVKSMIDQRARWAQKGSETKSMLNKLLSFQVLLMSILFISSPLLWYFSLISSQMFIGVLAVKAFTDMIVLVIGDQFFADVKWKFAVVNFLIYPFLVVMIAFSSLSKPQWQGRAVNAPTSPQD
- a CDS encoding lysylphosphatidylglycerol synthase domain-containing protein is translated as MSIALHKSKQFLAPLIKIIVILICAYVLYMQWMERPLQLNELWIALQKLPGLTLVAMIAISLASWLVESKKWQYLLDDFYKLSFRESVLQNLTAQAASFITPWRAGEFAMKSLFFKKTLRKKVLSRILAGTISQMLVTILLGVIGVLFYVKESLDLDTAFYLIGMGILLLLLMASISLWLIKKWKSGSLTTKKWRRTILFSLLRYLIFASNWLLLLWLLDYESSMLITIRNVSVFYLVVSIIPVFQVFDIAVKWTAATYIFEGGFFHPELIIVATTIIWLTNSILPTLLGCALLPFQQLKTLEE
- the ruvC gene encoding crossover junction endodeoxyribonuclease RuvC gives rise to the protein MATEKIILGIDPGTAIMGFGIIKVQGKSMSFVQMNELDMRKLKDPYVKLRRIFERTIELIDTYHPDEMALEAPFFGKNVQSMLKLGRAQGVAMAAGLSRDIPVFEYAPLKIKQSITGKGSASKEQVAKMLQSLLGLKELPKNLDMTDGLAAAVCHFYNSGRIEVGKSYTGWEAFVKQNEKRIKK
- a CDS encoding rhodanese-like domain-containing protein, whose product is MKRSSFLILFLLLIGIPFWLLSQKKEAPQNDIPSLLKDYNHRSVPYLSVQMLQMEYKDYVILDTRKKEEFDVSHLPGAIWVGERYDIDKLSNIDKDTKIVVYCSVGIRSEDYGEEMVEDGFSKVYNLYGSIFSWKDAGYQVVDQNNQPTEKVHVYSKKWAKYLKTGKKVY
- the tsf gene encoding translation elongation factor Ts → MAKISAAEVGKLRKTTGAGMMDCKNALVEADGDFDKAIEILRKKGQKVAAKRADRDSSEGVVVSNINDANTRGILLSLNCETDFVAKNDTYVELANKIATIAQHCNSKEEVLASAFDDSMTVEEKLIEQTGVIGEKLEIGDFEAFEAPFVGGYVHGNKIGALTGLSTNSDHAEEVAKSVSMQVASMGATTLSYKDFDAAFVQSETESRIAATEKDNIERGRLGKNLLNIPLFISRSQLTDEALATAKATYEAELKAEGKPEAIWERIIPGKMERFIADNTSLDKEQALLDQDYIMDDKQTVAKFVSSKDAEVVGFKRVSIA
- the rpsB gene encoding 30S ribosomal protein S2 → MANNSDVKSLLDAGVHFGHLTRKWNPNMAPYIYMERNGIHIINLYKTSAKLAEATEALRNIAASGRKVLFVATKKQAKDIVAQHASDANMPYITERWPGGMLTNFVTIRKAVKKMATVDRMKKDGRYETLSKKERLQVDRMRAKLEKNLGSITEMTRMPAALFIVDTVREHIAVKEALKLGIPIFAMVDTNANPRDIDYVIPSNDDASKSIDIIVKEATDAIQAGLEDRKSEKNAEDQAKEEKEAKVAKEEKEAKEAAKADKKAAKEEKATAETTAKDEEE
- the rpsI gene encoding 30S ribosomal protein S9; the protein is METLHKIGRRKTAVARVYLTEGKGDVTINKKDLTDYFTTGMLQYKVKQAFTLTNTTDLYDVKASVHGGGITGQAEAIRLAIARALVEIDEENRIALKPEGLMTRDPRMVERKKFGQKKARKKFQFSKR
- the rplM gene encoding 50S ribosomal protein L13, with product MNTLSYKTVSANSATVNKEWVLIDAAEQPLGRMSSIAAKFLRGKYKTNFTPHVDCGDNVIIINADKITLSGNKWSEKTYIRHTGYPGGQRSLTANELFAKDPTRVVERAIKGMLPKNKLGSAIYRNLKVYSGAEHGHEAQQPKTINLNEVK